Proteins from a genomic interval of Chionomys nivalis chromosome 7, mChiNiv1.1, whole genome shotgun sequence:
- the Gfpt2 gene encoding glutamine--fructose-6-phosphate aminotransferase [isomerizing] 2, whose amino-acid sequence MCGIFAYMNYRVPKTRKEIFETLIRGLQRLEYRGYDSAGVAIDGNNHEVKERHIHLVKKKGKVKALDEELYKQDSMDLKVEFETHFGIAHTRWATHGVPNAVNSHPQRSDKDNEFVVIHNGIITNYKDLRKFLESKGYEFESETDTETIAKLIKYVFDNRETEDITFSTLVERVIQQLEGAFALVFKSIHYPGEAVATRRGSPLLIGVRSKYKLSTEQIPILYRTCNIENVKNICKTRMKRLDSSTCLHAVGDKAVEFFFASDASAIIEHTNRVIFLEDDDIAAVADGKLSIHRIKRSASDDPSRAIQTLQMELQQIMKGNFSAFMQKEIFEQPESVFNTMRGRVNFETNTVLLGGLKDHLKEIRRCRRLIVIGCGTSYHAAVATRQVLEELTELPVMVELASDFLDRNTPVFRDDVCFFISQSGETADTLLALRYCKDRGALTVGITNTVGSSISRETDCGVHINAGPEIGVASTKAYTSQFISLVMFGLMMSEDRISLQNRRQEIIRGLRSLPELIKEVLSLDEKIHDLALELYTQRSLLVMGRGYNYATCLEGALKIKEITYMHSEGILAGELKHGPLALVDKQMPVIMVIMKDPCFTKCQNALQQVTARQGRPIILCSKDDTESSKFAYKTIELPHTVDCLQGILSVIPLQLLSFHLAVLRGYDVDFPRNLAKSVTVE is encoded by the exons GAATCTTTGCGTATATGAATTACAGGGTCCCCAAGACAAGGAAAGAGATTTTTGAAACCCTAATCAGGGGCCTGCAGCGGCTGGAGTACCGGGGCTACGACTCTGCAG GTGTGGCCATTGACGGGAATAACCATGAAGTCAAAGAAAGACACATCCATCTTGTGAAGAAAAAGGGGAAAGTGAAGGCTCTGGATGAAGAACTTTACA agcAAGATAGCATGGACTTGAAGGTGGAGTTTGAGACACACTTCGGCATTGCCCACACACGCTGGGCCACCCACGGTGTTCCCAATGCTGTCAACAGTCACCCACAGCGCTCAGACAAAGACAATG AATTTGTTGTCATCCATAATGGGATCATCACAAATTACAAGGATCTGAGGAAATTTCTG GAAAGCAAGGGCTACGAGTTTGAGTCAGAAACAGACACGGAGACTATCGCCAAGCTGATTAAATATGTATTCGACAACAGAGAGACTGAGGATATTACCTTTTCAACCCTGGTTGAAAGAGTCATTCAGCAGTTG GAAGGCGCCTTTGCATTGGTTTTCAAGAGCATCCACTACCCAGGAGAAGCTGTTGCCACAAG GAGAGGCAGCCCACTACTCATTGGGGTACGAAGCAAATACAAACTCTCCACAGAGCAGATCCCCATCTTATATCGGACAT GCAATATTGAGAATGTGAAGAATATCTGTAAGACCAGGATGAAGCGCCTGGACAGCTCCACCTGTCTGCACGCCGTGGGCGACAAAGCCGTGGAGTTCTTCTTTGCTTCGGATGCAAG TGCCATCATAGAACACACCAACCGGGTCATCTTCTTGGAAGATGATGACATCGCCGCAGTGGCTGATGGGAAACTCTCCATTCACCGAATCAAGCGCTCAGCTAGTGATGACCCCTCCAGAGCCATCCAGACCTTGCAGATGGAACTGCAGCAGATAATGAAAG GTAACTTCAGTGCATTTATGCAGAAGGAGATCTTCGAGCAGCCGGAATCAGTCTTTAATACCATGAGAGGTCGGGTGAATTTTGAGACCAACACAG TGCTCCTGGGTGGCCTGAAGGACCATTTGAAGGAGATTCGACGATGCCGAAGACTCATCGTGATTGGCTGTGGAACCAGCTACCACGCTGCTGTGGCT ACACGGCAAGTTTTAGAGGAACTGACCGAGCTCCCTGTGATGGTTGAACTTGCCAGTGATTTTCTGGACAGGAACACACCTGTGTTCAGGGATGATGTTTGCTTCTTCATAAGCCAATCAG GAGAGACTGCAGACACGCTCCTGGCGCTGCGATACTGTAAGGACCGTGGGGCGCTGACTGTGGGCATCACCAACACTGTGGGCAGCTCCATCTCCCGGGAGACTGACTGTGGTGTCCACATCAATGCAGGTCCGGAGATCGGGGTGGCCAGCACCAAG GCTTACACCAGCCAGTTCATCTCCCTGGTGATGTTTGGTTTGATGATGTCTGAAGACCGAATTTCTCTACAGAACAGGAGGCAAGAGATCATCCGAGGTCTCAGATCTTTACCTG AGCTGATCAAAGAGGTATTGTCTTTGGATGAGAAGATCCATGACCTGGCCCTGGAGCTCTACACACAAAGGTCACTCCTGGTGATGGGACGGGGATATAACTATGCCACATGCCTGGAAGGAGCCTTG AAAATCAAAGAGATAACCTACATGCACTCAGAAGGTATCCTGGCTGGAGAGCTGAAGCACGGGCCCCTGGCACTCGTCGACAAGCAGATGCCGGTCATCATGGTCATCATGAAGGATCCTTGCTTTACCAAATGCCAGAATGCCCTGCAGCAGGTCACTGCCCGCCAG GGCCGCCCAATCATACTGTGTTCCAAGGATGACACTGAGAGTTCCAAGTTCGCATATAAAACCATCGAACTGCCCCACACGGTTGACTGTCTCCAGGGTATCCTGAGTGTGATTCCGCTCCAGCTTCTGTCCTTCCACCTGGCTGTCCTCCGAGGCTATGAT GTTGACTTCCCCAGGAACCTAGCCAAGTCTGTCACCGTGGAATGA